In Daphnia magna isolate NIES linkage group LG6, ASM2063170v1.1, whole genome shotgun sequence, the following are encoded in one genomic region:
- the LOC116924454 gene encoding uncharacterized protein LOC116924454, giving the protein MASASDLGELVSIPVHEKIPRFSGYLGDISIQDWFQEAERIAKGINWSKEQMKRYFSERFTKLALSFQGEIDDPNYPHPVVSYQEWKELIIQEFKDPTENQYFKNELNEIKQKPNERVRDFRARIEKNFIKGYGENMFRSKNETLASVRDDILKAAFENGLKSDLHAGYENRITATATYDVAIATATEVESILTRKHSSARAWQPDLSAINLSHELLSSDIEDLKRKFEGLTCSSVETLQDKRSKSKDRPIASTLSSSASIPSGLSLNAKAVRFSPNVGGEGILGRRSPSGTDFPTSPSRSTGRPPSPYNRHRLRSPYDRSRSPSLHTNRHSPIPYKRPRSRSPFPNTRSSTPYPGARSPSPF; this is encoded by the coding sequence ATGGCATCAGCATCAGACCTGGGAGAACTGGTATCCATCCCAGTTCACGAGAAAATACCTCGTTTCAGTGGATACCTCGGTGACATTAGTATCCAAGATTGGTTCCAAGAAGCCGAAAGAATAGCAAAAGGCATTAATTGGtccaaagaacaaatgaaacgATACTTCTCAGAAAGATTTACAAAGTTGGCCCTTTCTTTCCAAGGAGAAATCGATGATCCGAACTATCCTCATCCAGTAGTATCGTACCAAGAATGGAAGGAACTCATCATCCAGGAATTTAAAGATCCAACGGAAAATCAATACTTTAAAAATGAACTCAacgaaatcaaacaaaaacccaATGAACGAGTACGTGATTTTCGTGCACgaatcgaaaaaaattttataaaaggATACGGTGAAAACATGTTTCGCAGCAAAAACGAAACACTTGCTTCAGTTAGGGACGACATATTAAAGGCAGCTTTCGAAAATGGACTTAAAAGTGATTTACACGCCGGTTATGAAAACAGAATAACTGCTACAGCAACTTACGATGTCGCCATAGCAACTGCAACAGAAGTTGAAAGCATCCTAACCAGAAAACACTCTTCGGCCAGAGCATGGcaacccgatcttagtgctaTAAATCTCAGTCACGAGCTTTTATCATCCGACATTGAGGACCTTAAACGAAAATTCGAGGGACTCACCTGTTCTTCCGTGGAAACTTTACAGGATAAAAGGAGCAAATCAAAAGATAGGCCGATAGCATCTACGCTTTCTTCATCCGCATCCATTCCTTCTGGACTATCTCTCAACGCAAAGGCTGTTCGCTTCTCACCCAATGTAGGCGGCGAGGGAATCCTTGGACGACGATCACCTTCCGGCACAGATTTTCCGACTAGCCCATCAAGATCAACAGGTCGACCACCAAGTCCTTACAACCGTCACAGATTACGCAGCCCTTACGATAGGAGCCGCTCTCCGAGCCTTCACACAAACCGACATTCTCCTATCCCTTACAAACGCCCACGATCTCGGAGCCCTTTTCCAAACACGCGCTCCTCTACTCCTTATCCCGGAGCCCGTTCTCCAAGTCCTTTTTAA